The following nucleotide sequence is from Mesobacillus jeotgali.
AGATGGTCCAAAAATTAAAATCATCCAATCTAAACATACACCGCGTACAAGTGGAATTGTTGAATTCAAGTATCTATTACGTGGACGTGGCTTTTGAAGATATTAAGTCCGTTCAATCGAAAGAAGAAATGGAATCGATTATTATGGATGAAATTGGTCATTTGATAAAATAAACAAAAAGAGCCCGCTACTCGCATAACGTCATAGAGAGCAGTTTTATTATGCAGCACATCGCTCCAACATAGTAAAACCGCACACTAGGTGCGGTTTTTTTCTTAATCTGCCAAAAACTCCTTCAACGCCTCTCTATTAAAATCCAAATCCACCTCCAAAACCTCACCAACACCTTCATAAGTTTCATTCTCAAAGCTGCCGTCTTCGGGAAGTCGAAGGGTTTGTATGTCCCCGGTTTCATTGGTGAGTATGTCTTTTCCAATTGTCAGGAGTGTGTGTGTGTCGACATTGGTATCGACATATGTACTTAATAGGTCTAACAGTTGTGGCAGCTTGGCGACACTGTTTAGGGATACAGCTTCTTCTTTTAATTTTGACACGACTTCTTGTTGTCTTTGGACCCGTCCAAAGTCACTTAGTCTGTCCTGGCGGAAGCGGACGTAGCCTAGCAGTTCTTCGCCATTCAGTTGTTGGGTTCCTTCTTCCAATGTCATTCCGATTCCTTCGGACATTTCGTATGGGATGTCTACTTCAATTCCATTGGGCACTAGGAGGTCGACTGCTTTTACAAAGCCTTTGAAGTCGACAATCGCATAATGGTGAATGTCCAGGCCTAAATTCAGTTTGATTGTTTCCCTTAATAATTCAGGGCCTCCAAAGGAATAGGCAGCGTTCAATTTTTGCTGTCCGTGTTCTGGGATATTCACATACATATCGCGCATAAGGGAGATCAGTTTTACCTTGTGCGTTTGTGGGTTGTAATGGGCGACCATAATGGAATCTGTTCGCGCACCTTCTTCACCGCGTGAGTCGCTGCCCAGTAACAGAACATTTACTTCCTCTGTTGTGTTCTCCTCTCCTTGAAACGAATCTGCTTCAGCTTTTTGAAACGGTTGATTAATTGCTTGATAAGTTCCTTCTATGTACTGAAATATGGTAAAAAGACCAACCATGAAGATTCCAAGGAGCAGCAGGGCGCCGACAACTCTTCCCCATCTTACTCTTTTGCCTCTTTTATTTGCCATTTTTACACCACCCGGGCTGAACTTTCCTTTTTACCAGAAGTGGTCATTATCCCATAACTTCATTTCAGCTATTTGTTGTTGAGGTTACAGTTGTTTGAAATTCTCTTTACAATGCTGAAAAATACCATAGGAAAACCGCACAGGAAGTTATTCTGTACGGTTAAAGGTATGTTACTTCTCTATATAAAATTGGGCTGTTTTGAAAAGCTGCAGCCAATCCTATGTCTTTAATCTGTTCCTTTTCAACTGCTTTAAAAGGCAGTGTGACATGAAGTTCTTTTTTAAAGGGGGAAATCGACAGGGACACGGTTTCCTGGCCTAACCATCTTGCATGGATCGGTTTTTCATCTGCAAATGAAAATCTCTGTGGAAAGCCTTCTCGGTAAAAATAATGCTCCTGATCTTTTGGCGTACCAGGATCATTCAGGCAAATATACAATGACAGGTTGTCGCAGAATTTTAATAGATTTAAATGGAAGGAGAGGGTTTTGTCATTAGCAATCCCTAATTCATTCAGCAACTTCTGCTGTCTATGTTTTTCTGCGACCCAAAAATTCTTCCCAATCGTGCTTGTTGCATCCTTTAGGAATGATCCGTAGTGAAGGCTGCAAAGGAGGCCGGCGTATGGGTCCATTTGGACGATCTCGTCGATTCCTTCTTTGTAAAAAGCAAGCTTTGGACTGCCAGGGTAATCCATAAAGGAGTAGGGCTGCTGGGTATGTTCATTCCATAACGGTTCTTCATCGGGTTCGATCCAGCAGCGGTCATGTTCCCGTACGGCGAGGACAACGGATTCTTTCTTGTCTATTCCTAAAAAATAATCATCTCTCCACCATTGTGCAGCATCTCGGGATACATGGGCATGGTCATGCTGGGCCACCATCACAAATTCATGTTCTCGTTCATGGATTATCATTTTATATCACCCCTCTATACCTAGCATATTTTAATAGGTGGTTATATGCTAGAATTTAGTATTTCTAGTCATTGATAAAAAATGTTATAATTTCTTGGTTAGGAAGTAGGTGTTATGTATGCAAAATACGGCTATAAGTCGTTTTCGTCTGATGGGTTTGCTTGAGGGTGGATCATTGCTGGTGCTTGTGTTCATTGCGATGCCGCTTAAGTATTGGGCTGGTTTTCCCGAGGCTGTCCGGTTCGTAGGTTCTTTGCACGGTTTTTTGTTCGTTCTATATGTGCTCATGATTGCTTATACGACATTCAAGGTTAGATGGTCTTTTTTATGGGTTGTGAGTGCGTTTGCAGCTGCGTTCATTCCTTTTGGCAATATGGTTTTGGATCGCTTTTTACAGCGGACTTTTTCTGTAAAGGAAGCCTCATAAATGAATGTAATCCAGAAGCTTTTTTCAAAACAAAAGAAGGTGAAGATTGAATTCTGCCAGCGTAATCTGGAGCAGTTTTTACCTGAAGAGAACTATGCTGCCTACAATGAATTCTTGAGCCGCAAAAATGTTGAGCATAAGGAATTCGAATGCCAGAGCAGATGCAAGGAATGCCGTCTGTCTCCGTATGCTATGGTCAATGGTGATTTTGTAGCCGCAGAGGATTCAAACGAACTGCTTAAGAAAATGGCTCAATATATAGATTAAAAAAGCATCGGTTACGATGCTTTTTTGCATGCCGTCGTTTATTGATGATCAGATGGTCCATTTCCGCCTGGAAAAATGAAAGACTTGTCATGCAAGGCTTGATCTTGTTCGATTCGATGGTTTTCTGAATCGAGCTTCGGGTCACCGGTTCCTTTTTTCCTATCCATATAAATAGCAAGGGGAACCAAAACAATTAACGGGGACAGCAAAGCTAACCACAGCATATATATTCCTCCTTCCGTCTATAACCCGTCAATGTACAGATTTAAGATAAAAATGACAATGACAACAAGAGCAATAATATTGATCCATAAAGGGGAGCGTTCTTTTTTTGCTTTTTTACTGATTTTCTCCTGATACTTCTTTTGGATTCTTCTTGTTTGAAAATTGGATTTCATTAAGAATCACCCCGTATGTTCATTTTAACATAAATATCCATTTAGATATGGTGGAGTTTTAAAAATCCTTTTAGAAACATATTTGTTTTATAGAAGGAGTTGGTGGAAATGAATTTTGAAATGCAAAAAGCCAACCTGCTGGCGGAGAATATCAAGGGTTTTGCGGAGTATGTCCAGAAGTGTTATACCAGCAAATCAGGGTTGATTCTGAATCATGATAAGCTGTACCAGGTGAGGCTCTGGGTGGAGGAGTATAAATTTAACCAGCTTGCTGAGGAACTCGCGAGAATCAATATGTTTGAGTGGGATGAAAAATACACTTTATTGCTGGTGGAGCGGTTTTGGAAAGGTCTGGTGATTATTGAAGATTATGTTGAACATTATCATTCAGACTTGTTTATTTTGACAGCGAGAATCCACACACTTAAAAATTTGACTGCACTTTTTTCTGTAGAAAAGAAGGCCACATCCGGATAATGTTATTTTAAATTTGTAACAAAGATTACGAATCCACCTTATATCGTAATAATAAATACAGTTTTTACCCGTGTTGGTATGAAGTTAAAAATTCACCCAACGATTAACTAGTGTGATATGATGGTAAACCTGTTAGCCTATTATAGGGCCTGTTCAGTCTAATAAACACAACAGGAGGTTTACAATGAAAAAAATTCTTATGCTAGTTTCAATCCTTACATTAGTAATTGGTTCATATACAGTTTATGCCGAATCAACGAAAACGATCAAACCGGCTGAGACTTTGACAGCCAAAAAGGTAGATGTTGATACGAAGGAATCCTCGGTCACAGATAAACGCTTCATCAAAGAAGAAGAAGTGAGACTGCTTGCCCGCCTGGTCCATGCGGAAGCAAAAGGTGAACCGTATGAAGGCAAGGTTGCAGTTGCCGAAGTCGTGCTGAACCGTGTGGAGCACGAACAATTCCCGGATACGGTAAAAGAAGTCATTTATCAAAGAAATGCATTCCAGCCGGTCCAAAATGGTGCGATCAATAAACCGGCAGGTGAAGAGGCAATTAAGGCAGTTGAAGATGCCCTTGAAAATGAGAACAATATAAAATCTCTTTACTTCTATAATCCTGAGACAGCAACAAGCCAGTGGATTTTCACTAGGAATGTCGTTAAAAAAATCGGGAAGCATGCATTTGCTATTTAAAAGCGCGTACAGCATATAAAGCTGCGCGCTTTTTTGCTTTTAATCGCCAAAATCCCACATCCAGCACATTGCCACACTATTATCATTTTTATTCCGATCAAAATTATTATAAAATAAAGCTTACCAATTAGTGGAACGAGGGTGGTCAGGTGAAAAAGTATTCGCTTAGTTTAACACTGCTTTTTTCAATGCTTTCATTATTATTAATGCTGTTCGGTCTTGGATGGACAATCCAGAACCAATTTTTCAGCAATGGAGCGTCCGGAGCTATTGAGCAGACAAAGCCAGTAGAAGAAGATACGGGAAAAGACGGCAAGGTGGTTGTGGCCCTTGGAGATTCACTGACTCGGGGAACCGGGGATGATACAGGTAAAGGCTATATTGGCTATCTGGTTGATGAGCTTGAGGAAAAATCAAAGGAAAAGATCACAATACATAATTTCGGGGTTAAAGGATACCGTTCCAATCAGCTTTTGGATCAGCTGAAACAAGGAGAAATCCAAAGGACGATTCAAGGCGCAGACTACATCCTCATAACGATTGGCGGCAATGATTTGTTCCAGAGCGGGCAAACGTTCTTGCAAATGGATGAGCAGCAAATCGCTCAGGCAAAGGAAAGTTATTTGAAAAACCTTGCATCGATTTTAAAAGAGTTAAGGACCATGAATGACTCGGCTGTCATTTTTCATATTGGACTGTATAATCCGTTCATTGATTTAAATGATTCAGAGCTGACAACGAAGGTCGTCCGTGATTGGAATTACGATACAAATCAACTGCTTGACCAGAATGAAAAGTCCGTCTTTGTGCCGACATTCGACTTGTTCCAGCTGAGTGTGAACGATTATTTATACACAGATAAATTCCACCCGAATGCTGAGGGCTACAGGCTGATTGCAGAACGGGTAGCATCTTTGATTACATGGTAAGGGGGGAGAACGATGAGTGAAATCACGCTGTCTGTAAAAGGGCTGAGAAAGACGATTGGCAAAAAAGAGATCATTAAAGGAATCGATTTTGATTTAAGACGAGGCGAGGTCTTTGGGTTCCTTGGTCCGAACGGTGCTGGCAAAACGACAACAATCCGTATGCTTGTGGGGTTAATCAAGCCAAGTTCGGGGACAATCGAAATTGGCGGCTACAATGTCAGGAAGAATTTTACGAAAGCAATGGAGCAGATGGGCTGTATCGTGGAAAACCCTGAGCTATATTCCTATCTGACAGGCTGGGAGAATCTCGAGCACTTTGCGAGGATGCTGCCTGAAGAAGACCCGGCGCATATGAAATATGTCGTGGAGCTCGTGCGATTGGAGGAACGTATCCATGATCCTGTCAGGACGTATTCCCTTGGGATGCGGCAGCGTCTGGGGATTGCCCAGGCATTGCTGGGAAAACCAAAGGTCCTGATTCTGGACGAGCCGACGAATGGACTTGATCCGATGGGGATAAGGGAGATGCGGAATTTCATTCGTTATCTTGCCGAAGAAGAAGGATTGACTGTCCTTGTATCAAGCCATCTTCTGAGCGAAATCCAGCTGATGTGTGACCGAGTCGCAATCATTTCGAAAGGGTCAGTTATCAAAGTGGACTATGTTGAAAATCTTTTGGCATTACAGGAGAAAGTCATCTGGTTTGCAGAACCTCGTGATACTGCGAAAGAAATTCTGAATGGCGTGACGACGGTTTCCGATGGAGCAGATGGAGCTTTGGTTACTCCTTATTTAGAAACTGAAAGTGCTAAATGGAATCGGATGCTGGTGGAAAAAGGGGTTCAGGTAAATGAAATGAACAGGAAATTGCCTGCTCTTGAAGATCTTTTCCTTGAATTGACTGGGGGTGAGTCGATTGATTAACCTCGTCAGGAATGAAATGCTGAAGATTGTTCGCAAAAAAAGAATCCTGATAGTGGCTGGGATCATTGCTGTGCTGGTCGCACTTTTTACATATTCTCAATACAGGGAAATTGAAAGAAGGCTTGAGCGCTTTGGGGATGTTGATTGGCGGACGACTCTGCAGCAGCAAATCATCGATACACAAAACCGGATCACAAGCAGCGGCATATCAGATGAGTGGAAAAGCGAACTGCAGCTCCGTATCCAACAGCAGCAATACTATCTTGATAACAACGTGAATCCGATGGAGCCCGGCGCACCAAGCTTTGCGCGTGTTTTCGCGGAGCATTCGATCAACTTGTTCCTGCCATTGATGATTATGGTAGTGGCAGCTGATATTGTTTCCTCCGAACGGAGTGCCGGCACGGTGAAATTACTGCTGACAAGGCCGGTGAAGCGCTGGAAGATTCTGATGAGTAAGTACATCACTCTGATTTTATCCGTATCAATCATTGTAGTATTGTTTGGGGTGCTGTCCTATTTGATATCCGGCCTTATTTTTGGCTATCAAGGCTGGGCTGCTCCTGTTATGACCGGGTTTAGTGTCGAAGGAAATGAATTGAATACGAGTGCGATTCAGATGATTCCCCAGTGGCAGTACTTGTTAATGGAGTTCAGCCTTGTGTGGTTTGTTGCACTGATTGTAGGAACAATCACTTTCATGCTGTCGGTTCTGATACGGAATACGCCAGCAGGAATGGGCGTTATGCTCGCAGCACTGATTTCCGGGGCGATCCTCAGCAATATGGTCTCATCCTGGGAGTCAGCAAAATACTTGTTTATGATCAATTTGAATTTGACAGGCTACCTGTCCGGCCAGGCACCGCCGATTGAAGGGATGACACTGGGTTTTTCTCTTGTCGTGCTGGCTCTTTGGGGATTGGCTGCTTTAATTGTTTCGTTTGTTGTGTTTATCAGGCAGGATATATATTAAGTTTTGAAAACCCTGGCCAAATTTGGTCAGGGTTTTGGTTATTCTATGGTGTTTGGGAATCGTTTCAGCAGCAGATAAAACGGTTAGACAGAGTAATTTAACGGTAGCCGCAGTTTTTTTAACGGTTAGAAAGAAAATATTAACGATTGTGGCAGTTTTTTCGACGGTTAGAGGGAATTTATCAACGGTTGGAGTGATTTTATCACCGGTTGACATGTTTTATAACAGTACCAATAATAAGGTTGAAACTTTTGATGCTTAAAAAACGTATTAAAAACCGAGGTGTTGGTCATGTTCAAAATTACTCGACAATGCTCGATATGCGAGAAGGAAATCCAGCCAAATGAAGAGATTTACGTGAAAATGAGGTACCCGGAAAAGAAGGGCATGACGGAGATCAAAGCCTTTATCCAGTATCAAGGTAAGATCATATGCGAAGAGTGCAACAATAAATAGGAGGAACCTGAAATGTTTGTAGAAAAACGGTCAGAAAAGAGAAAGAAAAAGAAGCAGGATGGCAGCTATAATTTTTTGGACTTTGTTTTTGATGTGCTGTTTTGGATTCCCGAATTGATCATTCTTCCGTTCCGGCTGGTTTTCTATCTGTTCAGGTTTCTTGCAAGGTCTATATTTGATAGCATATAAAAATCCTGCGATCCAGAATCGCAGGATTTTTCATATTTATAGCTTCCTCACTCGAAAATTATTGTGCAGCACTGGCCAGTTTTGAGGAAATGATGGCCCTAAGGTCCAGAAGCTTACACCACGCAAACCATAATTTTTCACAGTATCGTACTTGGCCTGAACGCTTCTCGCGTCTTCGAACCAGACTTCGTGCTGTTGTCCGTCTGCGTCGGTATAGCGGAAAAATGGTGATTGATAGGTAGAATCGAATTGGATATTGACCCCCTGTTGTGCTGCGAGTTCCACTGCGCCTTTTGGACTGACTGTTCGAGCATAGGTTCCCTGCACCCAGGGGATGCGCCAGTCTCTTCCGTATAAAGGCACGCCCATCAGGATTTTATCACGGGGGATAGCTGTTACGGCATAATCGAGAACTTTCCTTACTTCACTTATCGGCGCGATTGCCCATGGCCTGCCGCCGGACCAGCCCCATTCATATGTCATAATCACAACAAAATCAACGATTTCTCCGTGCGCTTCGTAATCATGCGCTTCATACAGCAAACCTTGCTGACCGGCACTTTGCTTTGGAGCCAGTGCAGTCGAAACGGTATAGCCTTCCGGATGCAAGCGCGCAACGGCTTTTCGTAAAAAGTTGTTATAGTTTTCGCGGTCTTCTGGATAGACATATTCGAAATCGATATTCAAGCCGGTATAGCCTTTTTCCTTCATTTTAGCGAGGATATTGCTTAACAAAGTATCCTGGACATCTGGACTCCGCAGGATGGCGGCTGCACGATCCGAACTGAACGAGCCTTCCGCTTCATTCGTAATCGTCAATAATGGTGAGGTGTTAGTCATGTTTGCTGCTTGAAGAACATTTGTGTCCAACAGATTCAGGAGTGATCCATCCTCCCCCATCTTATAGGAAAAAGGAGCAAGATAAGT
It contains:
- a CDS encoding SGNH/GDSL hydrolase family protein, which encodes MKKYSLSLTLLFSMLSLLLMLFGLGWTIQNQFFSNGASGAIEQTKPVEEDTGKDGKVVVALGDSLTRGTGDDTGKGYIGYLVDELEEKSKEKITIHNFGVKGYRSNQLLDQLKQGEIQRTIQGADYILITIGGNDLFQSGQTFLQMDEQQIAQAKESYLKNLASILKELRTMNDSAVIFHIGLYNPFIDLNDSELTTKVVRDWNYDTNQLLDQNEKSVFVPTFDLFQLSVNDYLYTDKFHPNAEGYRLIAERVASLITW
- a CDS encoding cell wall hydrolase, producing MKKILMLVSILTLVIGSYTVYAESTKTIKPAETLTAKKVDVDTKESSVTDKRFIKEEEVRLLARLVHAEAKGEPYEGKVAVAEVVLNRVEHEQFPDTVKEVIYQRNAFQPVQNGAINKPAGEEAIKAVEDALENENNIKSLYFYNPETATSQWIFTRNVVKKIGKHAFAI
- a CDS encoding Fe3+ hydroxamate ABC transporter substrate-binding protein codes for the protein MFKITRQCSICEKEIQPNEEIYVKMRYPEKKGMTEIKAFIQYQGKIICEECNNK
- a CDS encoding DUF1450 domain-containing protein, whose amino-acid sequence is MNVIQKLFSKQKKVKIEFCQRNLEQFLPEENYAAYNEFLSRKNVEHKEFECQSRCKECRLSPYAMVNGDFVAAEDSNELLKKMAQYID
- a CDS encoding DUF3817 domain-containing protein; this encodes MQNTAISRFRLMGLLEGGSLLVLVFIAMPLKYWAGFPEAVRFVGSLHGFLFVLYVLMIAYTTFKVRWSFLWVVSAFAAAFIPFGNMVLDRFLQRTFSVKEAS
- a CDS encoding ABC transporter ATP-binding protein, producing MSEITLSVKGLRKTIGKKEIIKGIDFDLRRGEVFGFLGPNGAGKTTTIRMLVGLIKPSSGTIEIGGYNVRKNFTKAMEQMGCIVENPELYSYLTGWENLEHFARMLPEEDPAHMKYVVELVRLEERIHDPVRTYSLGMRQRLGIAQALLGKPKVLILDEPTNGLDPMGIREMRNFIRYLAEEEGLTVLVSSHLLSEIQLMCDRVAIISKGSVIKVDYVENLLALQEKVIWFAEPRDTAKEILNGVTTVSDGADGALVTPYLETESAKWNRMLVEKGVQVNEMNRKLPALEDLFLELTGGESID
- a CDS encoding ABC transporter permease subunit, with protein sequence MINLVRNEMLKIVRKKRILIVAGIIAVLVALFTYSQYREIERRLERFGDVDWRTTLQQQIIDTQNRITSSGISDEWKSELQLRIQQQQYYLDNNVNPMEPGAPSFARVFAEHSINLFLPLMIMVVAADIVSSERSAGTVKLLLTRPVKRWKILMSKYITLILSVSIIVVLFGVLSYLISGLIFGYQGWAAPVMTGFSVEGNELNTSAIQMIPQWQYLLMEFSLVWFVALIVGTITFMLSVLIRNTPAGMGVMLAALISGAILSNMVSSWESAKYLFMINLNLTGYLSGQAPPIEGMTLGFSLVVLALWGLAALIVSFVVFIRQDIY
- a CDS encoding LCP family protein — protein: MANKRGKRVRWGRVVGALLLLGIFMVGLFTIFQYIEGTYQAINQPFQKAEADSFQGEENTTEEVNVLLLGSDSRGEEGARTDSIMVAHYNPQTHKVKLISLMRDMYVNIPEHGQQKLNAAYSFGGPELLRETIKLNLGLDIHHYAIVDFKGFVKAVDLLVPNGIEVDIPYEMSEGIGMTLEEGTQQLNGEELLGYVRFRQDRLSDFGRVQRQQEVVSKLKEEAVSLNSVAKLPQLLDLLSTYVDTNVDTHTLLTIGKDILTNETGDIQTLRLPEDGSFENETYEGVGEVLEVDLDFNREALKEFLAD
- a CDS encoding LysM peptidoglycan-binding domain-containing protein — encoded protein: MKIHVVRPGDTLWAISQSYQTAMNQIILANEMDNPNVLVVGQSLVIPEINREYIVQQGDTLWGVASRYGVTVQELASYNNIADPSLIFVGQMLQMPFFSHTVRSGETLWAIAQRYGVSINQITEANSISNPSLIYPGSVLRIPAPSKPLIEVNSYITRMDETGRRNVLSRGHLFTYLAPFSYKMGEDGSLLNLLDTNVLQAANMTNTSPLLTITNEAEGSFSSDRAAAILRSPDVQDTLLSNILAKMKEKGYTGLNIDFEYVYPEDRENYNNFLRKAVARLHPEGYTVSTALAPKQSAGQQGLLYEAHDYEAHGEIVDFVVIMTYEWGWSGGRPWAIAPISEVRKVLDYAVTAIPRDKILMGVPLYGRDWRIPWVQGTYARTVSPKGAVELAAQQGVNIQFDSTYQSPFFRYTDADGQQHEVWFEDARSVQAKYDTVKNYGLRGVSFWTLGPSFPQNWPVLHNNFRVRKL
- a CDS encoding DUF3891 family protein, whose amino-acid sequence is MIIHEREHEFVMVAQHDHAHVSRDAAQWWRDDYFLGIDKKESVVLAVREHDRCWIEPDEEPLWNEHTQQPYSFMDYPGSPKLAFYKEGIDEIVQMDPYAGLLCSLHYGSFLKDATSTIGKNFWVAEKHRQQKLLNELGIANDKTLSFHLNLLKFCDNLSLYICLNDPGTPKDQEHYFYREGFPQRFSFADEKPIHARWLGQETVSLSISPFKKELHVTLPFKAVEKEQIKDIGLAAAFQNSPILYREVTYL